A genomic window from Clostridium aceticum includes:
- a CDS encoding ABC transporter substrate-binding protein: MVSAIFLSGCSSTKSSELTKISVMEVTHSVFYAPQYIAITEGFFEEEGLEVELIDGKGADKVMASVLSDQVEIGFMGPEASIYVFNQGKDDYVVNFAQLTQRDGSFIVAREPNPNFTFEELRGKEILGGRKGGMPNMTLEYVLKQQGLVPGVDLNVRTDIQFGVMAGAFAGGEGDYTTLFEPTASLIEKEGRGFVVASVGEESGYIPYTAYSAKQSYIEENPEIIQKFTNAVYKGMLWVENHSAEEVAKSLQPHFIDADLDILVSVVERYRSIGAWAPNPVLTEEGLTRLQDVMIEAGELNARINYEDIVVTDFAEAAMNNIK, from the coding sequence ATGGTTTCTGCTATATTTTTATCAGGTTGTAGCAGTACTAAATCATCAGAATTAACAAAGATCTCTGTTATGGAGGTAACCCACTCTGTATTCTATGCACCTCAGTACATCGCTATTACAGAAGGCTTCTTCGAAGAGGAAGGATTGGAAGTAGAATTAATTGATGGTAAAGGTGCTGACAAGGTAATGGCATCTGTACTCAGTGACCAAGTGGAAATTGGTTTTATGGGACCAGAAGCATCCATCTATGTATTCAACCAAGGTAAAGATGATTATGTAGTTAATTTTGCTCAATTAACTCAAAGAGATGGCTCCTTTATTGTTGCACGGGAACCGAATCCAAACTTTACTTTTGAGGAACTACGAGGAAAAGAAATTTTAGGTGGTCGTAAAGGCGGTATGCCTAACATGACTCTAGAATACGTACTTAAACAGCAAGGTCTTGTACCAGGTGTAGACTTAAATGTACGAACCGATATTCAATTTGGCGTTATGGCTGGAGCTTTTGCTGGTGGTGAGGGGGATTATACAACATTATTTGAACCTACCGCTTCTCTCATTGAAAAAGAAGGTAGAGGCTTTGTTGTAGCTTCTGTAGGAGAAGAAAGTGGCTACATTCCTTATACAGCTTACAGTGCTAAGCAAAGTTATATAGAAGAAAACCCTGAAATTATCCAGAAATTTACAAATGCTGTCTATAAAGGCATGTTATGGGTGGAGAACCATAGTGCTGAAGAGGTAGCAAAATCTCTACAACCCCACTTCATAGACGCTGATTTAGATATTCTAGTTAGTGTTGTAGAGAGATATCGTTCTATCGGTGCATGGGCACCTAATCCAGTCTTAACAGAGGAAGGATTAACCAGACTTCAAGATGTTATGATAGAAGCTGGAGAACTAAATGCCAGAATAAATTATGAAGACATTGTTGTCACTGATTTTGCTGAAGCAGCAATGAATAACATAAAATAA
- a CDS encoding valine--tRNA ligase gives MINNLPKNYDPKAFEDHIYQYWMEKDYFKAEVNPQKDPYCIVLPPPNITGQLHLGHALDHTLQDVLIRFKRMQGFETLWQPGTDHASIATEVKVVEKIRNEEGLTKQDLGREEFLKRAWQWRDEYGRVIVEQMKRLGNSCDWSRERFTMDQGCNDAVTEVFIQLYEKGLIYRGNRIINWCPECKTSLSDAEVEHEEKEGHFWHIKYPIKDSDEFLEIATTRPETMLGDTAIAVNPEDDRYKHLIGKTAVLPLMNREIPIVADDYVDPEFGTGAVKITPAHDPNDFEIGLRHDLPQIVVMKEDATINAKGGKYEGLARYEARKQIVKDLEELGLLVHAKERSHSVGQCYRCDTVVEPMTSDQWFVKMEPLAGPAIEAVKSSEIKFIPQRFDKIYLHWLENIKDWCISRQLWWGHRIPAYYCEDCGEMIVSKEAPTSCNKCQSSSMKQDEDVLDTWFSSALWPFSTLGWPDKAKELEYFYPTDVLVTGYDIIFFWVVRMAFSGIEFMKEVPFKHVFVHGLVRDAQGRKMSKSLGNGVDPLEIIDQYGADALRYTLVTGNSPGNDIRFHMERLEASRNFANKLWNATRFVLMNLEEEEISLHQVQDHLNIADQWIVSRLNEVTKEVTENMEKFELGLALQKTYDFIWSEYCDWYIELAKNRLYGEDADKKKAAQYTLTYVLESILKLLHPFMPFITEEIWQSIPNFKDSAITAPWPKYKEEEKNPAAEEKMNLIMEAIKNIRNLRAEMNVAPSRKAKLLVWTPKEEVKTIIQEGEQYFVALAGISEIQFVNNKDEVPSDAVSTVVQGGELFLPLEDLIDIAKEIERLQKEKVKLEGEIKRVKGKLSNEGFTKKAPAHLIEEERQKGAKYEEMLQTVLDRIEILNKK, from the coding sequence ATGATAAACAATTTACCTAAAAATTATGACCCAAAAGCTTTTGAAGATCATATTTATCAGTATTGGATGGAAAAGGATTACTTTAAAGCAGAGGTAAATCCTCAAAAAGATCCTTATTGTATTGTATTACCCCCACCAAACATTACAGGACAGTTACACTTAGGACATGCCCTAGACCATACTCTGCAAGATGTTCTAATTCGTTTTAAAAGAATGCAGGGCTTTGAAACCCTATGGCAGCCGGGCACAGACCATGCTAGTATCGCAACAGAAGTGAAGGTAGTAGAAAAAATTAGAAATGAAGAAGGTTTAACAAAGCAAGATTTAGGCAGAGAAGAGTTTCTAAAAAGGGCATGGCAGTGGAGAGATGAGTATGGCAGGGTAATTGTAGAACAGATGAAAAGATTGGGTAACTCCTGTGACTGGTCAAGAGAAAGATTTACTATGGATCAAGGCTGCAATGATGCTGTAACAGAAGTGTTTATCCAATTATATGAAAAAGGATTGATTTATCGAGGAAATAGGATTATTAACTGGTGCCCAGAATGTAAAACTTCTCTTTCGGATGCAGAGGTTGAACATGAAGAAAAAGAAGGACATTTCTGGCATATTAAATATCCTATTAAGGACAGTGATGAATTTTTAGAAATTGCCACCACTAGACCTGAAACTATGTTAGGAGATACTGCTATTGCTGTAAATCCTGAGGATGATCGCTACAAACACTTGATTGGAAAAACTGCTGTATTACCATTGATGAATAGAGAGATACCTATTGTGGCGGACGACTATGTAGATCCCGAGTTTGGAACAGGGGCCGTAAAGATCACACCTGCACATGACCCTAATGACTTTGAGATTGGGTTAAGACATGATCTTCCTCAAATTGTTGTTATGAAGGAAGATGCTACTATCAATGCTAAGGGCGGTAAGTATGAAGGCTTAGCAAGGTATGAAGCTAGAAAACAGATTGTCAAGGATTTAGAAGAGTTGGGACTACTAGTACACGCTAAAGAAAGAAGTCACAGTGTTGGACAATGCTATCGTTGTGATACTGTGGTGGAGCCTATGACTTCAGACCAGTGGTTTGTGAAGATGGAGCCTTTAGCAGGGCCAGCTATTGAGGCTGTAAAAAGTAGTGAAATTAAATTTATTCCTCAACGTTTTGATAAAATTTATCTCCACTGGTTAGAAAATATCAAGGACTGGTGTATTTCAAGACAATTGTGGTGGGGACATCGTATACCTGCTTATTATTGTGAAGATTGTGGAGAAATGATAGTATCAAAAGAAGCACCGACAAGCTGTAATAAGTGTCAAAGCAGTAGTATGAAACAGGATGAAGACGTGCTAGATACATGGTTTAGCTCAGCCCTATGGCCTTTTTCTACGCTAGGATGGCCAGATAAGGCAAAAGAATTAGAATACTTTTATCCTACGGATGTATTAGTAACAGGCTATGATATCATTTTCTTCTGGGTTGTGCGTATGGCCTTCTCGGGAATTGAATTCATGAAGGAGGTTCCCTTCAAACATGTATTTGTACATGGCTTAGTGAGAGATGCTCAAGGTAGAAAGATGAGCAAATCATTAGGAAATGGTGTAGATCCGTTAGAGATTATTGATCAGTACGGAGCAGATGCCCTTAGATATACCTTAGTTACTGGTAATTCCCCAGGAAATGACATTCGTTTCCATATGGAAAGACTAGAGGCTAGCAGAAATTTTGCTAATAAACTGTGGAATGCCACAAGATTTGTATTGATGAATTTAGAGGAAGAAGAAATATCCCTTCATCAGGTACAAGATCATTTAAATATAGCAGATCAATGGATCGTGTCTCGTTTAAATGAAGTTACCAAAGAAGTAACGGAAAATATGGAGAAGTTTGAGCTAGGTCTGGCTCTGCAAAAAACCTATGACTTTATTTGGAGTGAATATTGCGATTGGTATATTGAATTGGCGAAAAATAGACTATATGGCGAAGATGCTGATAAAAAGAAAGCTGCTCAATATACGCTTACTTATGTACTAGAAAGTATACTGAAACTATTACATCCTTTTATGCCTTTTATTACAGAGGAAATATGGCAAAGTATACCTAATTTTAAAGACAGTGCCATCACAGCACCTTGGCCGAAATATAAGGAAGAAGAGAAAAACCCTGCAGCAGAAGAAAAGATGAACTTGATCATGGAGGCTATAAAAAATATTAGAAACTTAAGGGCAGAAATGAATGTAGCTCCTTCAAGAAAAGCCAAACTGCTGGTATGGACACCTAAAGAGGAAGTGAAAACTATCATCCAAGAAGGAGAACAGTACTTTGTGGCACTGGCAGGGATATCAGAGATTCAGTTTGTAAATAACAAAGACGAAGTTCCTTCTGATGCTGTTTCCACTGTAGTACAGGGAGGAGAATTGTTTTTACCTTTAGAAGATTTAATTGATATTGCAAAAGAGATAGAAAGACTTCAGAAGGAGAAGGTCAAGCTAGAGGGAGAAATAAAAAGGGTGAAGGGAAAACTTTCAAATGAAGGCTTCACTAAGAAAGCTCCTGCCCACTTAATTGAGGAAGAACGACAAAAAGGAGCAAAGTACGAAGAAATGCTACAGACGGTACTAGACAGAATAGAAATATTAAACAAAAAATAG
- a CDS encoding sugar ABC transporter ATP-binding protein codes for MFLVKGDRYLEDILKIENLTKKFEENYALKDVNFSLKKGEIHGLVGANGSGKSTLMNILFGSSHIKDTGGYSGRIFIEEENITISSTLDALKHGIGLVHQEFALLGNLDISSNIKINRENIYPLTGKVLGKKFGIVDTKKNKEDAKNALSKIGVNIDPGIKVNNVSINMKQFIEIAREIDNTNLKILMLDEPSASLNQEDTKILLKSLRAIADTGISIIFVSHRLEEVTQICDRVTVLRDGEVISHYTKEVFEINKIALDMIGMQVVQTKRKRTVGNKDNIISFQNVQITQGDKLYKEVSLDIKKGEVLGITGLAGYGQEIFGYGLMGLYDMKGSVLINGEKVIPGDVGLVSKKGIYMLPDERKEMGLLLGKSIWENIVFGSYEKHKEFLKYPKMKGLSFLNHSVIHNYSNKLVKDLNIKTKDIYQPIKELSGGNQQKVCIGRALTMNPDLLFVGEPTRGIDIYSKEIVLKMLLKMNEEKGMTIVISSGEIGELKRICDRIVIMYEGEVFDILEPDIDDEVFSLAISGRRVEGYEKS; via the coding sequence ATGTTTTTGGTAAAGGGGGATAGATATTTGGAAGATATATTAAAAATAGAAAATTTGACGAAAAAATTTGAAGAAAATTATGCATTAAAGGATGTTAATTTTTCGTTAAAAAAGGGAGAGATTCATGGACTTGTAGGAGCAAATGGATCTGGGAAAAGTACATTGATGAACATTTTATTTGGAAGCAGTCATATAAAAGATACTGGGGGATATTCAGGTAGAATATTTATAGAAGAAGAAAACATCACCATAAGCAGTACACTAGACGCATTAAAGCATGGTATTGGTCTAGTGCATCAAGAGTTTGCACTACTAGGGAACCTTGATATTAGTAGTAATATTAAAATTAACAGGGAAAATATCTATCCTTTGACGGGAAAAGTTTTAGGAAAAAAATTTGGAATAGTAGATACAAAAAAGAATAAAGAAGATGCTAAAAATGCTTTATCTAAAATAGGAGTAAATATTGATCCTGGTATAAAAGTAAATAACGTCTCCATTAACATGAAGCAGTTTATTGAAATTGCAAGGGAAATAGATAATACCAATTTAAAAATACTAATGTTGGATGAGCCATCAGCTTCTCTGAATCAGGAGGATACAAAGATATTATTAAAAAGTTTAAGAGCCATTGCAGACACAGGTATATCTATTATCTTTGTTTCCCATAGACTGGAGGAAGTAACACAGATATGTGATAGAGTAACGGTACTGAGGGATGGGGAAGTTATTTCTCATTATACTAAAGAAGTGTTTGAAATCAATAAAATAGCTTTAGATATGATAGGTATGCAGGTAGTACAAACCAAAAGAAAAAGAACAGTGGGAAATAAAGACAATATCATATCCTTTCAAAATGTACAGATAACCCAGGGGGACAAATTATATAAGGAAGTTTCTCTTGATATAAAAAAGGGAGAGGTCCTTGGTATCACAGGCTTAGCGGGATATGGTCAAGAGATATTTGGATACGGACTAATGGGATTGTATGATATGAAGGGAAGTGTGTTGATCAATGGGGAAAAGGTTATACCTGGGGATGTAGGCTTAGTTTCTAAAAAAGGTATATATATGCTTCCAGATGAAAGAAAAGAGATGGGGCTATTGCTTGGAAAGTCAATATGGGAGAATATTGTTTTTGGTTCTTATGAAAAGCATAAGGAATTTTTAAAATATCCTAAGATGAAGGGATTATCTTTTTTAAATCACAGCGTTATTCATAACTATAGCAATAAACTAGTTAAAGATTTAAATATTAAGACTAAAGATATTTATCAACCTATCAAGGAGCTGAGTGGAGGTAATCAACAAAAAGTCTGTATTGGCAGGGCCTTAACCATGAATCCTGACCTTCTATTTGTAGGGGAACCCACAAGGGGAATAGATATTTATTCAAAAGAAATTGTGCTGAAAATGTTATTAAAAATGAATGAAGAAAAGGGTATGACCATCGTCATTTCATCTGGCGAGATTGGAGAATTAAAAAGAATATGTGACCGTATTGTCATCATGTATGAAGGAGAGGTTTTTGACATTCTTGAACCGGATATAGATGATGAAGTATTTAGCTTAGCCATATCGGGAAGAAGGGTGGAAGGCTATGAAAAAAGTTAA
- a CDS encoding acyl-CoA dehydratase activase: MYTIGIDIGSVASKAVVFDGEKVIAKVILPTGWSPKETGEKILECLLKEGKIEREQVKTITGTGYGRIALPFVDKKVTEITCHGVGAHFLDPEVRTVIDIGGQDSKVIKLEEKGKVIDFLMNDKCAAGTGRFLQVMAHALEIDISELSEVAEGATPKNINSMCTVFAESEVVSLMAEGASKESIAAGLLQSVANKTYSLVSKVGVENKVFFSGGVSKNSLLKEYLGEKLGVEIYTSDMAQFMGAIGAAVIGYK; encoded by the coding sequence ATGTATACTATAGGGATTGATATTGGTTCGGTAGCTAGCAAGGCAGTGGTGTTTGATGGGGAGAAGGTGATTGCTAAAGTCATACTGCCTACTGGGTGGAGTCCTAAGGAAACTGGCGAGAAAATATTAGAATGCCTGTTGAAGGAAGGGAAGATTGAGAGAGAACAGGTAAAAACCATCACAGGAACAGGCTATGGTCGTATAGCTTTACCTTTTGTAGACAAAAAAGTTACAGAGATTACTTGTCATGGTGTAGGAGCACACTTTTTAGATCCTGAAGTAAGAACGGTTATCGATATAGGGGGACAGGACAGCAAAGTAATTAAACTGGAGGAAAAAGGGAAGGTTATTGATTTTTTGATGAATGATAAATGTGCTGCCGGAACAGGACGGTTTTTGCAGGTAATGGCTCATGCCTTGGAGATCGACATCAGTGAGCTGTCAGAGGTGGCAGAAGGTGCCACGCCTAAAAATATAAATAGTATGTGTACAGTTTTTGCTGAATCGGAGGTAGTGAGTTTGATGGCTGAGGGAGCTTCAAAGGAAAGTATAGCAGCTGGGTTATTGCAATCGGTAGCCAACAAAACCTATTCACTAGTCAGCAAAGTAGGAGTAGAAAATAAGGTTTTCTTTTCTGGAGGTGTTTCAAAAAACTCTTTATTAAAAGAATATCTAGGAGAAAAGTTGGGAGTAGAGATTTATACTTCTGATATGGCACAGTTTATGGGAGCGATAGGGGCTGCAGTGATTGGATATAAGTAA
- a CDS encoding double-cubane-cluster-containing anaerobic reductase, translating to MRPVLMEKVEELRGINAVKIKEASEAGRKVVGMYCVFSPQEIALAAGAIPVTLCGTKQEPIEDAEKELPRNLCPLIKSSYGFAITDKCPYFYFADVLLGETTCDGKKKMYELMGKIKPMHVMNLPQTADGAEALSYWKQEVVHFKDFLEEKFGVEITEEKLRAAVKLANRERTALKKLHQLNAHKPAPLTGMDMMLAQWLKGFNVDKEDGIQLIEDLIVEIEERMAEGKFAFDKNTPRILLTGVPIGSGSEKVLKILEEAGASVVALENCTGYKGLDIMVDEEKEPILAIAEKYLSTPCSCMSNNTRRLDLLKRLAKEYQVDAVVDLTWQACHTYNIESFTVKNFVKDELNLPFLQIETDYSDSDIGQIKVRVEAFLESFLETVK from the coding sequence GTGAGGCCAGTACTTATGGAAAAGGTAGAAGAGCTTAGAGGGATCAATGCTGTTAAAATCAAAGAAGCCAGTGAAGCTGGACGCAAGGTAGTAGGAATGTATTGTGTTTTTTCGCCACAGGAAATTGCACTAGCAGCTGGAGCTATTCCTGTAACCCTATGTGGCACCAAGCAAGAACCAATAGAGGATGCAGAAAAAGAATTACCGAGAAATTTATGCCCTCTAATCAAATCAAGCTATGGTTTTGCTATCACAGATAAATGTCCCTACTTTTACTTTGCTGATGTATTGTTGGGAGAAACAACCTGTGACGGGAAGAAAAAAATGTATGAACTAATGGGTAAAATTAAACCTATGCATGTCATGAACCTTCCTCAAACAGCTGATGGAGCAGAGGCTTTGTCTTACTGGAAACAAGAAGTAGTACACTTTAAAGACTTTCTTGAAGAAAAGTTTGGCGTAGAGATTACTGAAGAAAAACTAAGAGCTGCTGTTAAGCTTGCTAATCGAGAGAGAACAGCACTAAAGAAATTACATCAATTAAACGCTCATAAACCAGCACCTCTTACTGGGATGGATATGATGCTGGCTCAATGGTTAAAAGGCTTTAATGTAGACAAAGAAGATGGTATTCAATTGATTGAGGATTTAATTGTTGAAATAGAAGAAAGAATGGCAGAAGGGAAATTTGCTTTTGATAAAAATACTCCTAGAATATTACTAACTGGGGTACCTATTGGAAGTGGGTCTGAGAAAGTATTGAAGATATTAGAAGAGGCGGGAGCCAGTGTAGTAGCTTTAGAAAATTGCACTGGGTATAAAGGGCTGGACATTATGGTGGATGAAGAAAAAGAGCCCATTCTAGCTATAGCAGAAAAATATCTATCAACGCCATGTTCCTGTATGAGTAATAACACTAGAAGGTTAGATTTACTTAAAAGGCTAGCCAAGGAATATCAGGTAGATGCAGTAGTGGATTTAACATGGCAGGCCTGTCACACTTATAATATCGAATCATTTACTGTAAAGAACTTTGTGAAAGATGAATTGAATCTACCCTTCTTACAAATAGAAACCGATTATTCTGATTCGGATATAGGACAAATAAAGGTGAGAGTAGAGGCTTTCTTGGAATCTTTTCTTGAAACAGTAAAGTAA
- a CDS encoding anaerobic ribonucleoside-triphosphate reductase activating protein, translated as MKILGMEKSSFIDYPNKVATVCFTPGCNFRCGYCHNSYMVKEEGEEISQEEVFAFLRKRKKFIDAVCISGGEPTLQKGLYAFILKIKQEGFYVKLDTNGTSPDTIALLLQNKLLDYIAMDIKAPFDRYEFVARTKVDIEAIKKSITIIKNSTIDYEFRTTVCKELHSKEDILEIAAYLKGSKAYFIQNFRDGETVLIGKNQFHPQDIKVLEEIEKEIRGYFESFKIRK; from the coding sequence ATGAAGATATTAGGGATGGAGAAGTCCTCTTTTATTGATTATCCTAATAAAGTTGCTACAGTATGTTTTACTCCAGGATGTAACTTTAGATGTGGATATTGCCACAATAGCTATATGGTAAAAGAAGAGGGCGAAGAGATCAGTCAAGAAGAAGTTTTTGCTTTTTTAAGAAAGAGGAAGAAGTTTATTGATGCAGTATGTATTTCGGGTGGAGAACCTACCCTGCAAAAAGGGTTATATGCCTTTATTTTAAAAATAAAGCAGGAAGGGTTTTATGTGAAATTGGATACCAATGGTACAAGTCCTGATACTATAGCATTACTGCTGCAAAACAAATTATTAGATTATATTGCTATGGATATAAAGGCCCCCTTTGACCGATATGAGTTTGTTGCAAGAACAAAAGTAGACATAGAAGCAATAAAAAAGAGTATTACCATCATTAAAAATTCAACGATAGATTATGAATTTAGAACAACAGTATGTAAAGAACTGCATAGTAAAGAGGATATTTTAGAAATTGCTGCATACTTAAAGGGAAGTAAGGCCTATTTTATTCAAAACTTTAGAGATGGAGAAACTGTGCTAATAGGAAAAAACCAATTTCATCCACAGGATATAAAAGTTCTGGAGGAAATAGAGAAGGAAATACGAGGCTACTTTGAAAGTTTTAAAATTAGAAAGTAA
- a CDS encoding ABC transporter permease subunit — protein MRKYRPYYVPFFFLILSILGIIAANVSTGFVLGQLYSRFVRNAIFLLALIIPIISGMGINFAITIGAIAAQMAMVIVIDMGLPGGRALLLAAVMSIGLAVAFGNIVGFLLNKAKGKEMIASIVIGFLGTNLYQLIFMVGYGTVITPFNEDILLTRGIGVKSMLDCMEFKTLFAGKMPIKVGDTTGSLLPIIIVFILALIVYLISVSKIGYHMRAVGENLSISEKLGIDVDKTRRISIVISTVLAALAHLMFVQDLGVINVYSGHLNLDIFSAAALLAGGATFKKATIKNAFIGLILFHTLFIISPLAGQNLFKNPALGEYFRSFIAYGTIIFALMLNLKHEKASTAAIKADTKV, from the coding sequence GTGAGGAAGTATAGACCTTATTACGTACCTTTTTTCTTTTTAATCCTTTCTATACTTGGTATTATAGCAGCAAATGTAAGCACAGGCTTTGTGTTAGGACAGCTTTATTCTAGGTTTGTTCGGAATGCAATATTTCTGTTGGCTTTAATTATTCCTATCATTTCAGGCATGGGAATTAACTTTGCTATTACGATTGGAGCTATAGCAGCACAGATGGCTATGGTGATTGTCATTGATATGGGATTGCCGGGTGGAAGGGCCCTTTTGTTAGCTGCAGTTATGAGTATTGGGTTGGCAGTTGCATTTGGCAATATTGTTGGGTTTTTATTAAATAAAGCAAAGGGTAAAGAGATGATTGCCAGCATCGTTATCGGTTTTCTAGGTACCAACTTATATCAGCTTATATTTATGGTGGGTTATGGGACTGTAATCACTCCTTTCAATGAAGATATCCTGCTTACAAGGGGAATAGGAGTGAAAAGCATGTTGGATTGTATGGAGTTTAAGACACTTTTTGCAGGGAAAATGCCTATAAAAGTAGGAGATACGACAGGCTCTCTTCTACCTATTATCATCGTATTTATACTTGCCCTTATCGTTTATTTGATATCTGTTTCCAAAATAGGCTATCATATGAGGGCAGTGGGAGAGAATTTATCGATATCAGAAAAATTAGGTATAGATGTTGATAAAACTAGAAGAATTTCAATTGTAATTTCTACTGTTTTAGCCGCTTTAGCTCACCTCATGTTTGTTCAAGACTTGGGAGTTATTAATGTTTATTCAGGACATTTGAACCTAGATATTTTTTCAGCAGCAGCACTTTTGGCTGGTGGAGCCACATTTAAAAAAGCAACAATTAAAAATGCTTTTATTGGACTCATCCTTTTTCATACTCTATTTATAATTTCTCCTCTTGCAGGACAGAACTTATTTAAAAACCCTGCTTTAGGTGAATATTTCAGAAGTTTTATAGCCTATGGAACGATTATCTTTGCTTTAATGTTGAACTTGAAACATGAAAAAGCAAGTACAGCAGCAATTAAGGCAGATACAAAGGTATAG
- a CDS encoding ABC transporter permease subunit: MKKVNIGVPQMIIIVYLLTLTISLSFIDIPLIEMMNTSLIKWVMNGVLVLSLVPMINIGVGRNFGLPIGICAGLIGMCIAVELRLEGWSGFLMAIFMGTVVASIFGGIYSIILNKLKGNEEIVGTFAGFSFIPIMNIFWTLAPFKNRQMLYPVGGQGLRPKISLNQYFGGVLDNALKINIGKLVIPVGLLLFFAMLCLIVHLFFKTKIGTVMSAIAENEAFVKLSGVNINRYRTYAIIFSTILAAIGICVYSQSYGFVELYNGPFMMAFPAVSAILIGGATRKKATIFHALVGAYLYQTTFLLSVPVANALLIPEMSEVIRMIVTNSIILYAFLYEGVLKKSEEV, from the coding sequence ATGAAAAAAGTTAATATAGGCGTCCCTCAAATGATTATTATTGTTTATTTACTGACTTTGACCATATCCTTAAGCTTTATAGATATTCCACTAATAGAAATGATGAATACTTCCCTAATAAAGTGGGTTATGAATGGGGTTCTCGTCTTATCTTTAGTACCCATGATTAATATTGGCGTAGGAAGAAATTTTGGATTACCTATAGGAATTTGTGCAGGATTAATAGGGATGTGTATAGCTGTTGAATTAAGACTTGAAGGTTGGTCCGGTTTCCTAATGGCTATATTTATGGGAACGGTAGTGGCTTCGATATTCGGTGGGATTTATTCTATAATCTTAAATAAACTCAAAGGAAATGAAGAAATTGTAGGAACCTTCGCAGGTTTCTCCTTTATACCCATTATGAATATCTTTTGGACACTGGCCCCCTTTAAAAATAGACAAATGCTTTATCCTGTAGGTGGGCAAGGTCTAAGACCTAAGATTAGCTTAAATCAGTATTTTGGAGGGGTTTTAGACAATGCACTAAAGATAAATATAGGAAAGTTAGTGATTCCTGTAGGATTATTATTATTTTTCGCTATGCTTTGTTTAATTGTACATCTATTTTTCAAGACAAAAATAGGCACAGTGATGTCAGCTATAGCTGAAAATGAGGCTTTTGTAAAGCTATCTGGCGTAAATATCAATAGGTATAGGACCTATGCTATTATTTTTTCTACGATTTTAGCTGCCATAGGTATATGTGTCTACTCTCAAAGTTATGGCTTTGTAGAACTATATAATGGGCCATTTATGATGGCTTTTCCTGCTGTATCGGCAATCTTGATTGGGGGGGCCACTAGAAAAAAGGCAACGATATTTCATGCCTTAGTAGGTGCATATCTTTACCAAACAACCTTTTTACTATCCGTGCCTGTTGCAAATGCTTTGCTTATCCCTGAAATGTCAGAGGTAATCAGGATGATTGTAACCAACAGCATTATACTTTATGCATTTTTATATGAGGGGGTGCTAAAGAAAAGTGAGGAAGTATAG